In Carassius carassius chromosome 5, fCarCar2.1, whole genome shotgun sequence, one genomic interval encodes:
- the LOC132141465 gene encoding transcription factor Sox-19a, with product MYSMLEHDMKSSMPPTHQSAQGMTQLNGGVTHGAAKPTVNNQQQSSDPMDKVKRPMNAFMVWSRGQRRKMAQENPKMHNSEISKRLGAEWKLLTDAEKRPFIDEAKRLRALHMKEYPDYKYKPRRKTKPMLKKDNPAAKYPLSAGNLLAAAAAQGSGGSPRMDSYGWGHTGGYTGMQTDALGYSQQLHRYDLSALQYPSAMATAQTYMNSANSYNPLSYSSTPQQPSPVMSMVKPDQVSHSPTGAHSHQRGPLQGDLRDMISMYIPGGDTTDSGAQRGYSNIQQHYLTGTAPLTHI from the exons ATGTACAGCATGCTGGAACACGATATGAAATCCTCCATGCCACCGACGCACCAAAGCGCGCAGGGAATGACCCAGCTGAACGGTGGAGTGACGCACGGAGCCGCCAAACCGACTGTCAACAACCAACAACAGAGTAGCGATCCAATGGACAAAGTTAAGAGGCCCATGAACGCGTTCATGGTCTGGTCTCGGGGTCAGAGGCGCAAAATGGCACAGGAGAACCCCAAAATGCACAACTCTGAGATTAGCAAGCGCCTGGGCGCAGAGTGGAAGCTGCTGACGGACGCGGAGAAGCGCCCGTTTATTGACGAGGCCAAGCGGCTCCGCGCACTGCACATGAAGGAATACCCAGATTACAAATACAAACCCCGACGCAAGACGAAACCCATGTTGAAGAAGGACAACCCGGCTGCTAAGTATCCTCTATCAGCCGGCAACTTACTAGCGGCAGCCGCGGCTCAGGGATCAGGTGGAAGCCCGCGGATGGACAGCTATGGCTGGGGTCACACAGGTGGCTACACTGGCATGCAGACGGATGCTCTGGGCTACAGTCAGCAGCTGCACCGCTACGATCTGTCTGCCCTCCAGTATCCATCTGCCATGGCCACCGCACAGACTTACATGAATAGTGCCAACTCCTACAA CCCATTGTCCTACAGCAGCACCCCCCAGCAGCCCAGCCCGGTCATGTCCATGGTGAAACCAGACCAGGTGTCTCACTCTCCCACCGGAGCCCACAGCCACCAGCGGGGTCCTTTACAAGGAGACCTGAGGGACATGATTAGCATGTATATCCCTGGTGGAGACACCACAGACAGTGGAGCGCAGAGGGGCTATTCCAACATCCAACAGCATTACCTCACCGGTACAGCACCTCTCACCCACATCTGA